The window TATTGAATCGCATTGGTCAGGCCATGGGCGATGAGCCAGAAGTATTTAAACCGATTATTGTGGTTCCTGAGTATGAAGAACGCCTGCCCTGCCTCGAGCCTATCCGAACGGCAACAGCAATTGAAATCGCCATTAAAAAATTACTCGAACAGCTTTGTATCCGATTAAAAAATGAAGGTATGGGTTTGCGTAAGGCTGAATTAAAAGGATTTCGCATAGATGGAAAGGTGATCCATACTGCAATTGGCACCAACCTCAGCAGCAATGATCCTGTTCACTTATTTAAACTTTTTGCTTTAAACATTGATAAACTTGCCCCAGGTTTAGGCATAGAACTTTTCACCTTATCGGCAAATAATATTGAGCCCGTTATTCAGGAACAGGAAAAACTGTGGTTGAGTAAATCCGACCTTCAAAATCCATCTCTTGTAGCGCTCCTCGATCGAGTGGCAGGTAAGGTTGGTCAGGCAGCCATCCGCCGCTTTTTACCGCAGGCACAATATTGGCCTGAACGTGCCATAAAAAAAGCCGATGCACTCAGTGAAATTAGCAATCTTCCCTGGCATAATCCCCTGGGTAGACCAATCCATCTTTTGCATCAACCCGAAAATATTCAGGTATCGGCACCAATTCCAGATTATCCACCCCTGGTATTTATATATAAAGGAAAACGCCACATCATTAAAAAAGCCGATGGACCCGAGCGATTAGAGCGTTCTTGGTGGCTGGAGGAAGGGGAACATCGCGATTATTACATTGTAGAGGATGACCAAGGTTGCCGTTATTGGTTATTTAGAGCAGGTCATTATTCTGCTGAAAACTCCCGTTGGTTTATTCATGGATTTTTTGCTTAAGGTGTTATGGAATACACAGAACTACAGGTCACCAGTAATTTTAGTTTCTTAAGGGGTGCTTCACACCCTGAAGAATTGGTAGAAGAAGCCGCCAAGATGGGCTATACCAAAATTGCCATTACCGATCATAATACCTTGGCAGGTATTGTGCGGGCACATGCTGCTGCAAAAAAAAAGGAGATCGAAATAATTCCGGCTTGCAGATTAAACTTACAGGATGGCCCTAGCCTACTGGCCTATCCTACAAATCAAGCGGCATATGCCCATTTATCAGCTTTACTCAGCTTGGGTAACTTGCGCACAGAAAAAGGCAGCTGTTTGCTTTATCGTCAGGATGTTTACGACCATGCAGCCGGAATCTTATTTATTGCCATTCCACCAGATACGCTTTCGGCAAATTTTGATTTTGAGTCTGATTTTGCTAAGGACTTATCCGCGTATAAAAAGAACCTACAACATCAATTGTACCTCTCCATTTCCAGAAGTTATCAAGGTGAAGATCAAAAAAGAATGTTTAGGTTAACGCAGCTTTCAAAAGATTTAAGCATTCCACTAGCGGCCACAAACGATGTGTATTACCATAGTCCGGATCGCCGTGAACTTCAGGATGTGCTATCCTGTGTTCGAGAAAAATGCACCATTCAAACAGCCGGTTTTAACCTGTTTAAAAATGCAGAACGCCACCTCAAAACACCTCAGGAAATGTTAAGGCTTTATAGGCAATACCCTCAAGCCATTCAAAATTCAGTTGATATCGCCAAAGCTTGCCAGTTCAGTTTAGATAGCTTAAAATATATTTATCCAGAGGAAATTACAAATGGAAATAATTCTCCATTGGAAGAATTGACACATTTAGCTTGGAAAGGTGCCCACGAAATCTTTGGAAAAGCATTACCTAAAAAGATCATCAGCAACATTAATCATGAACTTAAATTTGTTAAAGAGATGGACTATGCTTCCTACTTTTTAACCGTTTATGATATTGTTCGTTTCGCTCGAAAGCAAAAAATACTCTGTCAAGGTCGGGGCTCTGCCGCCAACTCCACCATTTGTTATTGTTTGGGAATTACCTCCGTCGATCCTACAAAATTCGATTTGCTTTTCGAACGTTTCATTTCATCTGCTCGTAATGAGCCGCCCGATATAGATGTAGATTTTGAACATGAGCGCCGCGAAGAAGTGATTCAATATATTTATAATAAGTACGGCCGTGATCGGGCCGCGATTGTCGCAACTGTAACCCAACAAAGACAAAAAGGTGCCATTAGAGATGTGGGTAAGGTAATGGGTTTATCCTTCGACACCATTAATCGACTCTCCGCATCGATTTGGGAATTTACTGATGAATGGTTTGAAGGAAACAGACTTACTGAACAAGGTCTAAATCCCAATGATCCATTATTGCGGAAAGTACTTTCGCTTACCAGCCAAATGATGGGTTTTCCTCGTCAACTTGGCCAACATACTGGTGGTTTCGTCATCACGCAAGGTAAACTTAGCGATCTTTGCCCTATACTTAATGCCCGTATGGCGGAGCGAACCAATATCGAATGGAATAAAGATGATATTGATACGTTAGGCTTTTTAAAGATCGATATTTTGGCTTTGGGTATGCTTACCTGCATCCGTAAAGGTTTTGATTTAGCAAAACAACATTATAACCTCGACCTCACCATGGCGAAGATTAATGAATACGATGATCCTAAGGTTTACGAAATGATTAGTCATGCAGATACCATTGGGGTATTCCAAATTGAAAGCCGGGCACAGCAATCCATGCTGCCTCGCCTTCGTCCAAAATGTTTTTACGATCTCGTTATTGAAGTCGCAATTGTACGCCCCGGGCCGATTCAGGGTGATATGGTGCACCCTTACTTGCGCAGAAGAAATAATGAAGAAGCTGTAGAGTATCCCTCAAAGGAACTGAAGGAGATTCTGGAAAAAACTTTAGGTGTTCCGCTATTTCAAGAACAGGCCATGAAAATTGCCATTGTTGCTGCAGGTTTTACGCCAAGCGAGGCGGATGAACTTCGAAGAAGCATGGCGACATTTAAGCTTAAAGGTATGGTTACGCAGTTCCAGGAGAAATTAATATCAGGTATGAAAGCCAAAGGATATGAAGAGGAATTTGCAAAACGAATATTTAAGCAACTCGAGGGATTTGGCAGTTATGGCTTTCCTGAAAGTCATGCGGCAAGCTTTGCC is drawn from Pedobacter mucosus and contains these coding sequences:
- a CDS encoding Y-family DNA polymerase — protein: MHSPIVSPLPGMAFPFNTSTKKKKFHNPLESCRQVNMGKRFVSIWFPCLLTDWLCIRRPPLKDCAFVFTAPIHGRIIITACNLLATNQGIQIGMPLADARALVHKIEVFDDKPDRSLKLLKGLAEWCIRYTPFVAIDLPDGILLDATGCTHLWDSEENYLNQISNRLRDLGYTAKLAIADTIGTSWAVARFANQENIVPPRKQYYALLPLPPLALRLEQNVIERLNKLGLQKIERFIQMPRSVLRRRFGENLLNRIGQAMGDEPEVFKPIIVVPEYEERLPCLEPIRTATAIEIAIKKLLEQLCIRLKNEGMGLRKAELKGFRIDGKVIHTAIGTNLSSNDPVHLFKLFALNIDKLAPGLGIELFTLSANNIEPVIQEQEKLWLSKSDLQNPSLVALLDRVAGKVGQAAIRRFLPQAQYWPERAIKKADALSEISNLPWHNPLGRPIHLLHQPENIQVSAPIPDYPPLVFIYKGKRHIIKKADGPERLERSWWLEEGEHRDYYIVEDDQGCRYWLFRAGHYSAENSRWFIHGFFA
- a CDS encoding error-prone DNA polymerase is translated as MEYTELQVTSNFSFLRGASHPEELVEEAAKMGYTKIAITDHNTLAGIVRAHAAAKKKEIEIIPACRLNLQDGPSLLAYPTNQAAYAHLSALLSLGNLRTEKGSCLLYRQDVYDHAAGILFIAIPPDTLSANFDFESDFAKDLSAYKKNLQHQLYLSISRSYQGEDQKRMFRLTQLSKDLSIPLAATNDVYYHSPDRRELQDVLSCVREKCTIQTAGFNLFKNAERHLKTPQEMLRLYRQYPQAIQNSVDIAKACQFSLDSLKYIYPEEITNGNNSPLEELTHLAWKGAHEIFGKALPKKIISNINHELKFVKEMDYASYFLTVYDIVRFARKQKILCQGRGSAANSTICYCLGITSVDPTKFDLLFERFISSARNEPPDIDVDFEHERREEVIQYIYNKYGRDRAAIVATVTQQRQKGAIRDVGKVMGLSFDTINRLSASIWEFTDEWFEGNRLTEQGLNPNDPLLRKVLSLTSQMMGFPRQLGQHTGGFVITQGKLSDLCPILNARMAERTNIEWNKDDIDTLGFLKIDILALGMLTCIRKGFDLAKQHYNLDLTMAKINEYDDPKVYEMISHADTIGVFQIESRAQQSMLPRLRPKCFYDLVIEVAIVRPGPIQGDMVHPYLRRRNNEEAVEYPSKELKEILEKTLGVPLFQEQAMKIAIVAAGFTPSEADELRRSMATFKLKGMVTQFQEKLISGMKAKGYEEEFAKRIFKQLEGFGSYGFPESHAASFALLVYVSCWLKCYYPDVFATALLNSMPMGFYQPAQIVIDARKHGVEVRPIDVNYSFYDNTLEEITGKYHAMRLGFRQIKGIRTEDIEALTTKRIKPYQNINELLDVGISLATMERLADADAFRSLGFDRRQALWEVSALADRPIALFEGQQSESKLEKQTTLPLMSSGEHVIQDYASTALSLKAHPVSFVREQLNLLRVCANKDLPEIKDGEIIKVAGLVLVRQRPGTAGGVCFITIEDESGFSNLVVFESLFEKYRKEILQARLLMVEGKLQREGEVVHIIVKRCFDLTKMLRTLSKVEEDNLPILTLSRSDEKTAPYPSENKRTQVRKTEKEIAIPLARNFK